The genomic DNA GAGATTTTTTCGGAGCCCAGCCATAATCTCCCGCCCGCGTTCCACAGACACTTCAAAATGAGCCGCCCCCTGCACCCGATCCAGCTGATTCAGGTAATACGGCATCGCTCCCACATTCACTAACCGCGTACACAAATCAACCTGAGCATTGATCGAGTCGTTAATGCCCCGGAGCAGAACCGCTTGATTCAAAACCGGAATACCAGCTCGAACGAGGCGGCGTAACGCTGTGGCGCAGTCATCAACAATTTCGTTTCCATGATTCGCATGTACGACAAAAATCGGCTGTAATCGCGTCTTACGCAAAGCATTCAGCAAACCTTCCGTCACCCGACTCGGAAGCACGATCGGCAATCGGGAATGAAATCGGATTCTCTGCAGATGCGGGATTTCAGCCAGTTTTTCGATCATCAAACCGAGTCTGCGATCATTCAACGTCAAAGGATCTCCCCCGCTGAGGATCACTTCATCGACTTCAGGCCGATTCCCAATCTCCTCAAAAACCGGCTTCCACGATTCCAGCGAACGCGGAGCCTCCGAATAGGGGAAATGTCTCCGAAAACAATAACGGCAATTCACCGCGCAGCTGCCCGAAGTGATTAACAGTACACGATTTACATACTTATGAACCATCCCCGGAACTGGCGATGCCGTCAAATCGGCGACTGGGTCGCTGAGAAAGTTGGGCACGACATCATTTTCGTAGTGGACCGGCAGAACTTGTTTCAAGAGAGGATCATTCGGATCTCCGATTTTCATTCGTCGAATAAACGATTCCGGCACCAGAAAAGGGAAATCAGCCGCCATGTATGCAGGAAGGATTTCCGTCAAACCCAGCCGGGAGAGCAATTTGTCGGGATCACGACACGCATTCACCAGCTCCAACTGCCAATTTGACTCGGAATTAGCCTTTTCCAGCGTATTTGTTCGCTGTTCCTGTAGAATCGCCGTTCGAGCGGTCTTGTTCATTGTCGAGCCGTCTTTTATTATCTCGCCAGAGTATATTGCGCTATCTCTACAAATTATTTGGGTAAGTGACGTTGTAAAACACGACTACAGTGTGCATT from Rubinisphaera italica includes the following:
- the epmB gene encoding EF-P beta-lysylation protein EpmB, translating into MNKTARTAILQEQRTNTLEKANSESNWQLELVNACRDPDKLLSRLGLTEILPAYMAADFPFLVPESFIRRMKIGDPNDPLLKQVLPVHYENDVVPNFLSDPVADLTASPVPGMVHKYVNRVLLITSGSCAVNCRYCFRRHFPYSEAPRSLESWKPVFEEIGNRPEVDEVILSGGDPLTLNDRRLGLMIEKLAEIPHLQRIRFHSRLPIVLPSRVTEGLLNALRKTRLQPIFVVHANHGNEIVDDCATALRRLVRAGIPVLNQAVLLRGINDSINAQVDLCTRLVNVGAMPYYLNQLDRVQGAAHFEVSVERGREIMAGLRKNLSGYAVPRYVVDVPECDGKTEL